One part of the Alosa alosa isolate M-15738 ecotype Scorff River chromosome 4, AALO_Geno_1.1, whole genome shotgun sequence genome encodes these proteins:
- the lzic gene encoding protein LZIC, translating to MASRGKSETSKLKQNMEEQLDRLMQQLQDLEECREDLDDTEYEETKSETLEQLNEFNESLMKLMSGNMTLVDELGGMQLAIQAAISQAFKTPEVIRLFAKKQPGQLRTRLAEMDRDVIVGKLSRDVYTQQKVEILSALRKLGEKLTAEDETFLVTNASATLSQFEKVTANLGSEDKIMALASSGVEKTKT from the exons ATGGCCTCTCGTGGGAAATCAGAAACCAGTAAACTGAAGCAGAACATGGAGGAACAGCTGGATCGGTTAATGCAACAGCTTCAGGATCTGGAGGAATGCAG AGAAGATCTTGATGACACAGAATATGAGGAAACCAAGAGTGAAACGCTGGAACAGCTAAATGAGTTTAACGAGTCACTGATGAAGCTCATGTCTGGAAACATGACCTTAGTTGATGAGCTTGGGGGAATGCAACTG GCAATACAAGCTGCCATCAGCCAGGCATTCAAGACTCCTGAAGTGATCAGACTTTTTGCAAAGAAGCAGCCTGGGCAACTGAGGACAAGGCTGGCTGAG ATGGACCGTGATGTGATTGTGGGAAAGCTTTCACGGGATGTCTACACACAGCAGAAAGTTGAGATCCTCTCAGCCTTGAGGAAACTGGGGGAGAAG CTCACTGCAGAGGATGAGACTTTCCTAGTAACCAATGCCAGCGCCACACTCAGCCAGTTTGAAAAGGTCACTGCCAACCTGG GATCTGAAGACAAGATAATGGCATTGGCGAGTTCTGGTGTGGAGAAAACCAAGACATAA
- the rbp7a gene encoding retinoid-binding protein 7a isoform X1, producing the protein MEPMERIKIVLLACGSFNPITNMHLRMFELARDHLEDTGKYKVVQGLISPVGDAYKKKGLIEAHHRVQMARLATESSGWIRVNDWESQQSEWVETAKVVRHHHSELLTTLQNDDEVDTVKSFKRKRLEEPECMVQGSSGCSTRKDMPQLKLLCGADVLESFGVPNLWKPEDIAEIVSRYGIVCITRGDSDAEHFIQQSDVLWENRKNIFVTREWVTNDISATHVRRALRRGQSVRYLLPDPVLRYIQERGLYSAESEKKNAGVTLAPLQRYSTTS; encoded by the exons ATGGAGCCAATGGAGAGAATCAAAATTGTCCTGCTGGCTTGTGGTTCATTCAACCCCATTACCAATATGCACTTGAGAATGTTTGAGCTGGCTCGGGACCACCTTGAGGACACAG GCAAGTACAAGGTCGTGCAAGGTTTAATTTCTCCAGTTGGGGATGCGTACAAGAAGAAGGGTCTGATTGAGGCCCATCACAGGGTGCAGATGGCCCGGCTGGCCACAGAGAGCTCAGGCTGGATCCGTGTCAACGACTGGGAGAGCCAGCAATCTGAGTGGGTGGAGACGGCGAAAGTTGTGAG GCATCACCATTCGGAGTTGTTAACTACGCTGCAGAACGATGATGAGGTGGACACGGTGAAGTCTTTTAAAAGAAAACGACTAGAGGAACCTGAGTGTATGGTTCAGGGCTCCTCTGGTTGTTCAACAAGAAAAG ACATGCCCCAGCTGAAGCTGCTGTGTGGGGCAGACGTGCTGGAATCCTTTGGCGTCCCCAACCTCTGGAAACCTGAAGACATTGCTGAGATCGTGAGCCGCTACGGCATCGTCTGCATCACAAGGGGCGACAGCGACGCAGAGCACTTCATCCAGCAGTCAGACGTGCTATGGGAGAACCGCAAAAACATCTTTGTTACACGCGAGTGGGTAACCAACGACATCTCGGCCACGCATGTACGTCGGGCTCTGCGGCGCGGGCAGAGTGTCCGCTACCTGCTGCCGGACCCCGTGCTCCGCTACATCCAGGAGAGGGGCCTCTACAGTGCCGAGAGTGAGAAGAAAAATGCTGGGGTCACTCTTGCACCCCTGCAGAGATACAGCACTACTTCATGA
- the rbp7a gene encoding retinoid-binding protein 7a isoform X2 — MPPILCGTWELISNVNFDGYMIALGIGIAMRKIALRLKQRKVIEQKEDVYIIKTLTTFRNYTFSFRVGQEFEEFTKGLDNRHCKSLVTWQGNRLFCTQEGEKKSRGWAHWIEDDKLHLELYCENEVCKQVFKRNALPQGED; from the exons atgccACCTATTCTTTGCGGGACCTGGGAGTTGATTAGCAATGTCAACTTTGATGGATACATGATCGCATTGG GGATTGGCATCGCCATGCGCAAAATCGCCTTGAGACTAAAACAGAGGAAAGTAATAGAGCAGAAGGAGGATGTCTACATTATCAAGACCCTCACCACCTTCAGAAACTACACATTCTCCTTCAGAGTGGGCCAAGAATTTGAAGAATTCACCAAAGGCTTGGACAATAGACACTGCAAG TCACTGGTGACATGGCAAGGGAATAGACTGTTCTGCActcaggagggagagaagaaaagccGTGGCTGGGCCCACTGGATTGAGGACGATAAATTACACCTG GAGCTGTACTGTGAGAATGAGGTCTGCAAACAAGTTTTCAAAAGGAATGCCCTTCCACAGGGAGAagattga